GATCCACCATTGCCCATGGTAAACAGCCGCCCGTCTCGTTGATAAACATCCGCTAGGGCCATGGCGGCGGCCACGACTTTTTCGGCCTGTGCGTCGAAAAAGGTTTGGATAACCTGCCGGCTATCTTGCGATTTCATCCGCACCGATTCGAGCAATCCGAGTTTGACTTGTGCCGAATCTTTCGAAGACGGCTGCAGGAAGGGGTAGAGGGAGGCTAATGGTTTGTGATTAGACATGCGGTCATCCTTTAGGAGGTATTCGACTGACGCATCGCCTGGATTTCTGTTGGCACTTCTCCCATTTCAGTCAGCAACTCTATGGTCCGCTTAGCTTCCTTTTCGTCAATCCGACTCATGGCAAATCCCACGTGAATCAGCACCCAATTCCCGACACATGACCCAGGGGAATGCTCCTCATCCACAATGCAGGCGATATTTACTTCCCGTCGCACCCCACCCACGTTCACGATCGCGAGCTTATGTTCCACATTGCTGATTTCTACAATTTGCCCGGGTATGCCTAAACACATGTGGATCGAACCTCATTGGTCTCTTGCAAGGAACGAGCTGCGGCAATCGCGGCCTGCCCAAGGGCAATGCCACCATCGTTCATTGGAACCTGTTTGTGGGAAAGGACGGTGAATCCTTCTGCCGCCAACCTGCGTTTCACCAGTTCAAACAACACCTGATTTTGAAACACGCCACCTGAAAGGACCACCGTTTGATGCCCGTCAGGCCCATCAAGAGATGGTGAGCACTGAGTGACCATGTGACAAATCACGTTAGCAAGCCCCTTATGAAACCGTGCGGCCATGACCGGAACCGGTGTGTGGAGGATAAGGTCGCCCAAAAGCGCTTGCCACATTCCTAACGGTTCGACATAGGGTAATCCAGAGTGCTTCAGGCGCGGAATAGAAAATGGATACGCCAACGATTCGTCCTCATGATGAAGTGTTTTGTCATCCACCAACGCTTCCATCTCCATTGCCGCTTGCCCCTCATATAACACGTGCCCTGGGCAAATACCCATCGCAGCGGCGGCGGCATCGAACAACCGACCGCAGGAACTCGCAAGAGGGCTATTAATCCGACCGCTCAGCATGCGATCCAGCATCATGCGAGGTTTTTTCTTGAGAAGATCAAACAATGGCAGATCGGAGTAGTTCATCGCAAACTCCGCCCATCCCATTTCTGCCATGACATGCGCATAGGTGTTTCGCCACGGTTCCTTGATCGCCTGAGTTCCGCCGAGCATCGGTACGGGCTTAAAGGACCCAAGACGAGTAAAGCCCCCATAATCCGCCAGCAAAAACTCACCGCCCCACATCGTGTCGTCTTCCCCATAGCCCAACCCATCCAAGATCACCCCAAGGACCGGTTTAGTCGTTAAGGGAACCCCGTTTTCAACCAGACAGGCAGCGAGATGAGCATGGTGATGTTGAATTTCAACAATCGGAAGGTGCCCGTTTTTTGCTTTGGCCCGTCCAAGCTTGCTCGACAGGTATTCCGGGTGCAGATCAACGGCGATAATTTCAGGGCTCTGCTCAAACAGCAGTTGGTATTGTGTGATGGCTCGTTGATAATCGGCATAGGTCAAAGAGTCTTCCAAATCTCCAATGTGATGGGAGAGCAGGGCTTGTCCATCTTTGAGTAAGCAAAAGGTATTTTTGAGTTCACCGCCCATAGCAAGAATAACAGAACTGTGCTCGAAGCCAGAGGGAAGCCCTATGGGTATGGGCGCAAACCCTCGACTCCGTCGCAGCACTCGTGGATCCTGATCCATGACTTTGACCACCGAATCGTCAACACGTTGGACAATCCCCCGATTATGCAAGACCACAAACTCCGCAATGTTTTTCAAATGTATTTTGGCCTGCTCATTGTCAATGCACTGGGGTTCGCCGGCATGATTCCCGCTGGTTAATACAATCGGATGAGCCATGCGATGGAGGATCAAATGGTGCAGCGGTGAATTGGCTAACATACATCCATAGGTGGACATGCCGGGAGCGACACTTGCCGCAAGGGTCCTCTCCGGATGGCGCTTCAGGATGACAATGGGGGCCGCCTGGCTTTGCAAGAGTTCGGCTTCCCT
Above is a window of Candidatus Nitrospira neomarina DNA encoding:
- the hypF gene encoding carbamoyltransferase HypF — encoded protein: MMKTVTVRSSNEQAFNIQVSGLVQGVGFRPMVCQLAQRFDLRGRVANNGKGVQILVAGDEDNLRHFIHELTHNPPPLAKIAEIFTSSISLCGVPEKRFVIAGTDKTPVQTGIVPDTVPCPSCVKEIFDPFARRFRYPFTNCTHCGPRLTIQEGIPYDRPSTTLKDFPLCEACLKEYHDPQDRRFHAQPIACHACGPKVWIERMDGKPVTVHSYTMLDEADAVCSLLQKGHILAIKGLGGFQLACDATREDAVSRLRALKHREGKPLALMTRDLEVIRRYCVVGEREAELLQSQAAPIVILKRHPERTLAASVAPGMSTYGCMLANSPLHHLILHRMAHPIVLTSGNHAGEPQCIDNEQAKIHLKNIAEFVVLHNRGIVQRVDDSVVKVMDQDPRVLRRSRGFAPIPIGLPSGFEHSSVILAMGGELKNTFCLLKDGQALLSHHIGDLEDSLTYADYQRAITQYQLLFEQSPEIIAVDLHPEYLSSKLGRAKAKNGHLPIVEIQHHHAHLAACLVENGVPLTTKPVLGVILDGLGYGEDDTMWGGEFLLADYGGFTRLGSFKPVPMLGGTQAIKEPWRNTYAHVMAEMGWAEFAMNYSDLPLFDLLKKKPRMMLDRMLSGRINSPLASSCGRLFDAAAAAMGICPGHVLYEGQAAMEMEALVDDKTLHHEDESLAYPFSIPRLKHSGLPYVEPLGMWQALLGDLILHTPVPVMAARFHKGLANVICHMVTQCSPSLDGPDGHQTVVLSGGVFQNQVLFELVKRRLAAEGFTVLSHKQVPMNDGGIALGQAAIAAARSLQETNEVRSTCV
- a CDS encoding HypC/HybG/HupF family hydrogenase formation chaperone encodes the protein MCLGIPGQIVEISNVEHKLAIVNVGGVRREVNIACIVDEEHSPGSCVGNWVLIHVGFAMSRIDEKEAKRTIELLTEMGEVPTEIQAMRQSNTS